A stretch of the Halomonas sp. BDJS001 genome encodes the following:
- a CDS encoding DUF3618 domain-containing protein, translated as MTDHDNQRSSEEIEKDIHQSRERLDSTLNEIEERFSPQQLLNTSYDYLRHGGANEFVANLGTTIKQNPLPFLVTTAGLGWMMLSQRQPHQGQHRYGHSGAPGIPVHEGTPPNAAMHAQSTGNAGVTEHTSNGQGRMSEMTHKAKDSAHHLGQKAKQTAQQWGDKAHHMGDSMRDSTSHLQHGAHDNLHDMGQRAHRAERQASDFIQEHPLVVGALGFALGAALGGIFPATKKEDEYMGEYRDRVLHKAADTGQAQADKAQHVIHEKAESFKGGSQPSSAYAHDTSSSDPNTHDTSFNAPQNRATGLPSDPTPFAERRGSEWFDAEKNRSEQNSPERHSPGLAGSSTPSGNTQGSGTNRTP; from the coding sequence ATGACGGATCATGACAACCAGCGAAGCTCAGAAGAGATTGAAAAGGACATCCATCAATCCCGTGAACGCCTCGATTCCACGCTAAACGAGATCGAAGAGCGCTTCTCTCCACAGCAGTTGCTGAATACATCCTACGACTATTTGCGCCATGGCGGTGCCAACGAATTCGTGGCTAATTTGGGCACCACGATTAAGCAGAACCCGCTGCCTTTTCTGGTGACCACTGCGGGGCTAGGCTGGATGATGCTGTCACAGCGTCAGCCGCATCAAGGCCAGCATCGCTATGGGCACAGCGGTGCACCGGGTATTCCCGTGCATGAGGGCACCCCTCCGAATGCCGCTATGCATGCTCAATCAACAGGCAATGCCGGTGTAACGGAGCACACCAGTAATGGCCAAGGCCGTATGAGTGAAATGACCCATAAGGCCAAAGATTCTGCTCACCACCTAGGCCAGAAAGCCAAGCAAACGGCGCAACAGTGGGGCGATAAGGCGCACCACATGGGGGATAGCATGCGCGATTCCACGTCTCACCTACAGCATGGCGCTCACGATAACCTACACGACATGGGGCAGCGTGCGCACCGTGCTGAGCGCCAGGCTTCCGATTTTATTCAGGAGCATCCGCTGGTGGTTGGCGCGCTAGGCTTTGCGCTGGGCGCCGCCTTGGGCGGTATTTTCCCCGCCACCAAGAAAGAGGACGAGTATATGGGCGAGTATCGTGACCGCGTGCTTCATAAGGCTGCTGACACAGGGCAGGCGCAGGCGGATAAAGCTCAACACGTCATTCACGAGAAGGCCGAGTCGTTTAAAGGCGGATCGCAGCCTTCAAGTGCTTACGCACATGACACGAGTAGCAGTGACCCAAACACCCATGACACAAGCTTCAATGCGCCGCAGAATCGGGCGACGGGCCTACCCAGCGACCCTACCCCTTTTGCTGAACGCCGGGGGTCAGAGTGGTTTGATGCCGAGAAAAACCGTTCTGAGCAAAACAGCCCTGAAAGGCACAGCCCGGGCCTTGCGGGCTCGAGTACCCCCTCTGGTAACACCCAGGGGTCGGGCACTAACCGCACCCCCTAA
- the xseA gene encoding exodeoxyribonuclease VII large subunit, whose product MAPTTPQALTVSQLNQRAKQTLERDVGEVWVEGELSNVSRPASGHVYFTLKDDRAQIRCALFRQRARFVSAPMRDGDQVKLRGRVSLFEPRGDYQLIAEAVQAAGLGELLAAFERLKAQLEGEGVFANARPLPFPPRKLLILSSATGAAIRDVLAVLEARWPLADVTLIPVPVQGAEAAPAMISALGLLNRQARLDPERDVILITRGGGSLEDLWAFNNEHLARAIFHSRLPVMSAVGHEVDVTLADFAADMRAPTPSAAAERLVPDQNTLKRQLEHQHSRLQRAMQARLERDSQRLDTLRAKLRHPGEQLNRQRQHLTALNQRLNRAMQQTLSQQKAQVTQLSRRLASQDMGRLHRAESERVSQLQRRLGSAMQRQLESRQARLKAAARELNAVSPLAVLGRGYAIAQDEQGQIIRRAEDTQPGQKLKLKLGEGRLSVEVKRRLKSGG is encoded by the coding sequence ATGGCCCCCACTACTCCCCAGGCCCTCACCGTCAGCCAACTCAACCAGCGCGCCAAGCAAACCCTTGAGCGCGATGTGGGCGAAGTGTGGGTGGAGGGCGAGCTCTCTAACGTTTCCCGCCCTGCGTCCGGGCATGTCTATTTCACGTTGAAGGATGACCGGGCGCAGATCCGCTGTGCGCTGTTTCGTCAGCGGGCGCGGTTTGTCTCAGCGCCGATGCGCGATGGTGATCAGGTCAAACTGCGTGGGCGGGTGTCGCTGTTTGAGCCCCGCGGCGATTATCAACTGATTGCCGAGGCCGTTCAGGCGGCAGGCCTGGGCGAGCTGCTGGCGGCCTTTGAACGTTTAAAAGCGCAGTTGGAAGGCGAAGGCGTGTTTGCCAACGCCCGACCGCTGCCCTTTCCGCCGCGCAAGCTGCTGATTTTAAGCTCGGCCACCGGCGCCGCCATTCGCGATGTGCTGGCGGTGCTGGAAGCGCGCTGGCCGCTGGCGGATGTGACGCTGATTCCGGTGCCGGTGCAGGGTGCAGAAGCGGCCCCGGCGATGATCTCCGCCTTGGGCCTGCTTAACCGTCAGGCGCGGCTAGACCCTGAGCGGGATGTGATTCTGATTACCCGCGGTGGCGGTAGCCTGGAAGACCTCTGGGCGTTTAACAACGAACACCTGGCAAGGGCGATTTTTCACTCCCGGTTACCGGTGATGTCGGCGGTAGGCCACGAGGTGGATGTCACCCTGGCGGACTTTGCCGCGGATATGCGCGCGCCTACCCCATCGGCTGCCGCCGAGCGCTTGGTTCCCGACCAAAACACCCTCAAGCGCCAGCTGGAGCATCAGCACAGCCGCCTGCAGCGGGCCATGCAGGCACGGTTAGAGCGCGACAGCCAGCGGCTGGATACCCTACGCGCCAAGCTGCGCCACCCCGGCGAACAACTCAACCGCCAGCGCCAGCACTTAACCGCCCTCAATCAGCGCTTGAATCGCGCCATGCAGCAAACGCTTAGTCAACAAAAAGCCCAGGTGACACAGCTGAGCAGGCGCTTGGCCAGCCAGGATATGGGACGATTACATCGCGCAGAAAGCGAACGCGTGAGCCAGTTACAGCGCCGTTTGGGGAGTGCGATGCAGCGCCAGCTGGAGAGCCGACAGGCACGCTTGAAAGCCGCCGCGCGGGAGTTAAACGCGGTCAGCCCGCTGGCGGTGCTGGGGCGCGGCTATGCGATTGCCCAGGATGAGCAGGGGCAGATCATTCGCCGCGCGGAAGATACCCAGCCCGGCCAGAAGCTGAAACTGAAGCTTGGCGAAGGCAGGCTAAGCGTGGAAGTTAAGCGGCGTCTAAAGTCCGGGGGTTAA
- a CDS encoding DsbA family protein: MSQQIIVYTDYVCPFCLLAEEAIAQATEGLDVEIRWRPFELRPAPVPTLKVEDPYLPKIWQDSVYPMAKKLGVPITLPNISPQPRTDKAFEVFAMAEEQGLGHAYSMAALKAFFQQERDIGDPEVLADIGESVGLERQAVLDALAQGSYREQHQMAQRHAVEEALIQSVPTLVIDGEMIQGVPDPDALKRFLIERG; the protein is encoded by the coding sequence TTGTCTCAACAAATTATTGTTTACACCGATTACGTTTGCCCCTTCTGCCTGCTGGCGGAAGAGGCGATTGCCCAGGCGACCGAAGGCCTAGACGTGGAAATCCGCTGGCGGCCCTTCGAGCTGCGCCCTGCCCCGGTGCCCACGCTGAAGGTGGAGGATCCTTACTTGCCTAAGATATGGCAGGATTCGGTTTACCCCATGGCCAAAAAGCTCGGCGTGCCCATTACGCTGCCCAATATTTCCCCCCAGCCGCGCACCGACAAAGCCTTTGAAGTGTTCGCCATGGCCGAAGAGCAGGGCTTGGGCCACGCCTACTCCATGGCCGCGCTGAAAGCGTTCTTCCAGCAGGAGCGCGATATCGGCGACCCGGAAGTGCTGGCGGATATTGGTGAGTCGGTGGGCCTTGAGCGCCAGGCGGTACTCGATGCGCTGGCCCAGGGCAGCTACCGCGAGCAGCACCAGATGGCCCAGCGGCATGCGGTGGAAGAGGCACTTATTCAGTCGGTGCCTACCTTGGTCATCGATGGCGAAATGATTCAGGGCGTGCCTGACCCTGACGCTCTCAAACGTTTTCTGATCGAGCGCGGGTAA
- the guaB gene encoding IMP dehydrogenase: MLRMAQEALTFDDVLLVPGFSDVLPKDVSLKTRLTRNLSLNIPLLSAAMDTVTEARLAIAMAQEGGIGIIHKSMAMTQQAAEVRKVKKHESVIVKDPVTVSPKAKLEDLLTMAREYGFSGFPVVEGETLVGIVTERDMRFQPNHGDSVEAIMTPRDRLITVPEGTELEVSKAKMREHRIEKMLIVDDEFHLRGLVTFQDIEKARTYPMAAKDSDGRLLVGAAVGTGPETPDRVAALAEAGVDVIIVDTAHGHSQGVLDRVRWIKEHFPQIQVIGGNIATAGAARALAEAGADAVKVGIGPGSICTTRIVAGVGVPQITAVSNVAEALKEYDIPLIADGGVRYSGDLAKAIAAGASAVMVGGLLAGTEEAPGEVELYQGRTYKAYRGMGSMGAMSQSQGSADRYFQDKSEGAEKLVPEGIEGRVPYKGMMSAIVHQLMGGLRASMGYTGCRDIQEMRTKPEFVQITGAGFNESHVHNVQITKEAPNYRVS, encoded by the coding sequence ATGCTACGTATGGCCCAAGAAGCACTAACGTTCGATGACGTTCTCCTCGTTCCCGGCTTCTCCGATGTTCTTCCCAAGGATGTCAGCCTCAAAACCCGCCTGACCCGCAATCTTTCGCTCAATATTCCGCTACTCTCTGCTGCGATGGACACCGTTACCGAAGCGCGTCTAGCGATTGCGATGGCCCAGGAAGGCGGCATCGGCATCATCCATAAGAGCATGGCCATGACCCAGCAAGCGGCTGAGGTGCGCAAGGTCAAAAAGCACGAAAGCGTGATTGTAAAAGACCCTGTCACCGTTAGCCCCAAAGCCAAGCTCGAAGACCTGCTCACCATGGCGCGTGAATACGGCTTCTCCGGTTTCCCGGTGGTAGAAGGCGAAACCCTGGTGGGTATCGTGACCGAACGCGATATGCGTTTCCAGCCTAATCACGGCGACAGCGTTGAAGCGATCATGACCCCCCGCGACCGGCTGATCACCGTGCCGGAAGGCACCGAGCTTGAAGTCAGTAAAGCTAAAATGCGCGAACACCGCATAGAGAAAATGCTGATCGTTGATGACGAGTTCCACCTGCGTGGCCTAGTCACCTTCCAGGATATCGAAAAAGCCCGCACTTACCCAATGGCCGCCAAAGACAGCGATGGCCGTTTGTTAGTCGGCGCAGCGGTAGGCACCGGCCCGGAAACCCCGGATCGCGTGGCCGCCCTGGCTGAAGCAGGGGTTGACGTGATCATTGTCGATACCGCTCACGGCCACTCCCAAGGCGTTCTTGACCGCGTTCGCTGGATCAAAGAGCACTTCCCACAGATTCAAGTGATTGGCGGCAACATCGCCACCGCCGGTGCTGCCCGGGCGCTGGCCGAAGCAGGCGCGGATGCCGTGAAAGTCGGTATCGGCCCTGGCTCGATCTGCACCACGCGCATTGTAGCTGGCGTTGGCGTACCGCAAATTACCGCGGTTTCCAACGTCGCCGAAGCGCTCAAAGAGTATGACATTCCGCTGATTGCCGATGGCGGCGTGCGCTACTCCGGTGATTTGGCCAAGGCGATTGCCGCTGGCGCCAGCGCCGTGATGGTCGGTGGCCTGCTGGCCGGTACCGAAGAAGCCCCCGGCGAAGTCGAGCTTTACCAGGGCCGTACCTACAAGGCCTACCGTGGCATGGGCTCCATGGGTGCCATGTCGCAGAGCCAGGGCAGCGCCGACCGCTACTTCCAGGATAAGAGTGAAGGCGCCGAGAAGCTGGTGCCGGAAGGCATCGAAGGCCGCGTTCCCTATAAAGGCATGATGAGCGCCATCGTTCACCAGCTAATGGGCGGGCTGCGCGCCTCCATGGGCTACACCGGCTGCCGCGATATTCAGGAAATGCGCACCAAACCGGAGTTTGTACAGATTACCGGCGCTGGCTTTAACGAATCCCACGTCCACAACGTGCAGATCACCAAAGAAGCTCCCAACTACCGGGTGAGCTAA
- the guaA gene encoding glutamine-hydrolyzing GMP synthase, producing MSDIHAHKILILDFGSQYTQLIARRVREIGVYSEVRAFDITEEEIREYNPNGIIMAGGPESVTELDSPRAPQCVFEMGLPVFGICYGMQTMAEQLGGKVEGSNQREFGYAQIQIDEDNALFKDIKDHVDAKSGKTLLDVWMSHGDKVAQAPAEFTVTASTPSCPIAAMAWEEKQFYGVQFHPEVTHTLQGQRILEHFVLDICKAEKLWTPAQIIEDQVQRVREQVGDRHVLLGLSGGVDSSVVAALLHKAIGTQLTCVFVDNGLLRKAEGDQVMETFAKHMGVKVIRVDAEDLFLGKLKGEKDPEAKRKIIGNTFIDVFDEEASKIEGVDFLAQGTIYPDVIESAASKTGKAHVIKSHHNVGGLPETMKLKLVEPLRELFKDEVRKLGLELGLPYDMVYRHPFPGPGLGVRILGEVKKEYADILRDADAIFIEELRASGWYEKTSQAFAVFLPVKSVGVVGDGRRYEWVIALRAVETIDFMTARWAHLPYELLEKVSNRIINELEGVSRVTYDVSSKPPATIEWE from the coding sequence ATGAGTGACATTCACGCCCATAAGATTTTGATTCTCGACTTCGGCTCCCAGTACACCCAACTGATCGCCCGCCGCGTACGCGAAATTGGCGTCTATTCCGAAGTCCGCGCGTTTGATATCACCGAAGAAGAGATCCGCGAGTACAACCCCAACGGCATTATCATGGCTGGTGGGCCGGAATCCGTGACGGAACTGGACTCCCCGCGTGCGCCGCAGTGCGTGTTTGAAATGGGCCTGCCGGTGTTTGGTATCTGCTACGGCATGCAAACCATGGCCGAGCAGTTGGGCGGTAAGGTAGAAGGCTCCAACCAGCGGGAATTCGGCTACGCACAGATTCAAATCGACGAAGACAACGCGCTGTTCAAAGACATCAAAGACCATGTGGACGCTAAAAGCGGCAAAACCCTGCTGGACGTATGGATGAGCCACGGCGACAAGGTCGCCCAAGCGCCCGCCGAGTTCACCGTGACTGCCTCTACGCCGAGCTGCCCGATTGCCGCCATGGCCTGGGAAGAGAAACAGTTTTACGGCGTTCAGTTCCACCCGGAAGTAACTCACACCCTGCAGGGCCAGCGCATTCTTGAGCACTTCGTGCTGGATATCTGTAAAGCCGAAAAGCTCTGGACGCCCGCACAAATCATCGAAGACCAGGTTCAGCGCGTACGCGAGCAAGTGGGTGACCGCCACGTACTGCTCGGCCTCTCCGGCGGTGTAGATTCCTCTGTGGTTGCCGCATTGCTGCACAAAGCCATTGGCACCCAACTGACCTGCGTCTTCGTCGACAACGGCCTGCTGCGTAAAGCAGAGGGTGACCAGGTCATGGAAACCTTCGCCAAGCACATGGGCGTGAAGGTGATTCGCGTAGACGCCGAAGACCTGTTCCTCGGCAAGCTGAAGGGCGAAAAAGACCCAGAAGCCAAGCGTAAAATCATCGGCAACACCTTTATCGACGTATTCGATGAAGAAGCCAGCAAAATTGAAGGCGTCGACTTCCTGGCCCAGGGCACCATCTACCCGGACGTGATCGAATCCGCTGCCTCTAAAACAGGCAAAGCGCACGTGATCAAATCCCACCACAACGTGGGTGGGCTGCCGGAAACCATGAAGCTCAAGCTAGTCGAGCCGCTGCGCGAACTGTTTAAAGACGAAGTGCGCAAACTCGGCCTCGAACTCGGCCTGCCCTACGATATGGTTTACCGCCACCCGTTCCCCGGCCCCGGCCTGGGCGTGCGTATCCTGGGCGAAGTGAAGAAAGAGTACGCCGACATCCTCCGCGATGCCGACGCTATCTTCATCGAAGAGCTACGCGCCTCTGGATGGTACGAAAAAACCAGCCAAGCGTTTGCCGTGTTCCTGCCGGTGAAATCCGTAGGCGTAGTCGGCGACGGCCGCCGCTACGAATGGGTCATCGCGCTACGCGCGGTCGAAACCATCGACTTCATGACCGCCCGCTGGGCGCACCTGCCCTATGAGCTGCTGGAGAAGGTTTCTAACCGGATTATCAATGAGTTGGAAGGGGTGTCTCGGGTGACTTATGATGTCTCCAGCAAGCCGCCTGCTACTATTGAGTGGGAGTGA
- a CDS encoding restriction endonuclease subunit S has product MSDLWKLPKTWCWATMGDVAEVVGGGTPPTKDSSNFGGQIPWVTPSDLSGYNQKFIVRGARNITETGFQNSGARWLPEGAVLFSSRAPIGYVAIASNPLTTSQGFKSYVPFEGVSSDYVYHWLTSAKQYAESLASGTTFLEISGAKAALVPFPIAPTAEQIRIVKKLDELLSSLDAGVAELKMAQSKLSQYRQTLLKEALEGKLTVEWRKKNHSIDESGSQLLERILYERRLRWEKRQLARFAEEGKKPPRGWQKKYPEPVQPNTTDLPQLPRGWVWASLDMLGDITSGVAKGTKRSSEIALREVPYLRVANVQRGYLDLTELKTILATERDIAALSLQNGDILFNEGGDRDKLGRGWVWRNEIAECIHQNHVFRMRPFLSEQQSELISHHGNIFGKQWFQNAGKQTTNLASINMTVLRTFPIPVASAEEQVEILSQIRTQLEIILQQERAIELSLKQSSAQRQNILRAAFSGQLVPQDRNDEPAKVLLENIREKRAFQTKTAPKEKKVRTSKMPSSKSITLIEWISSQAETDFSFENIRNAVAGDYEQIKSELFGLLSDEKPIVEQYFDSYYGQIRFRSLKK; this is encoded by the coding sequence GTGAGTGATTTATGGAAGCTTCCTAAAACGTGGTGTTGGGCAACGATGGGAGACGTTGCAGAAGTTGTAGGTGGTGGAACGCCGCCTACAAAAGATTCAAGCAACTTTGGTGGGCAAATCCCTTGGGTAACCCCATCAGATCTCTCCGGTTACAATCAGAAATTCATAGTACGTGGAGCACGGAATATCACGGAAACAGGGTTTCAAAATTCAGGGGCAAGGTGGCTTCCTGAAGGGGCAGTGCTGTTTAGCTCACGTGCACCGATTGGGTATGTGGCTATCGCCTCAAACCCATTGACAACCAGTCAAGGCTTTAAGAGCTATGTTCCTTTCGAAGGTGTGAGCTCGGACTATGTCTATCACTGGCTTACCTCAGCGAAACAATATGCTGAAAGTTTGGCTAGTGGGACTACCTTCCTCGAAATCTCTGGGGCGAAGGCTGCGCTAGTTCCATTTCCTATAGCGCCTACCGCAGAGCAAATACGCATTGTAAAGAAGCTTGATGAACTTCTATCCAGTCTTGATGCAGGCGTGGCTGAGTTGAAGATGGCGCAGTCCAAGCTCTCGCAATACCGCCAGACGCTGCTAAAGGAAGCCCTGGAGGGTAAACTAACGGTTGAGTGGCGTAAAAAAAATCATTCGATTGACGAATCTGGCTCGCAATTGCTTGAACGTATCCTGTATGAGCGCCGCCTTCGCTGGGAAAAGAGACAACTGGCTAGGTTCGCTGAAGAAGGCAAAAAGCCCCCTCGAGGCTGGCAAAAAAAATACCCAGAACCGGTGCAGCCCAACACCACCGATTTGCCACAGCTACCGCGAGGATGGGTGTGGGCGAGCTTGGATATGCTGGGTGATATTACTTCAGGAGTAGCAAAAGGAACTAAACGCTCGAGTGAGATAGCCTTACGAGAGGTGCCCTATCTACGAGTTGCTAACGTTCAGCGCGGATATTTAGATCTGACCGAGCTGAAAACGATCCTTGCAACGGAGCGTGATATCGCTGCGTTAAGTCTTCAAAATGGCGACATTTTGTTCAACGAGGGAGGGGATCGCGATAAGCTGGGGCGTGGCTGGGTATGGCGTAATGAAATTGCTGAATGTATTCACCAGAATCATGTATTTCGTATGCGGCCTTTTCTCTCAGAGCAACAGTCTGAGTTGATATCTCATCACGGAAATATTTTTGGAAAGCAGTGGTTTCAAAATGCTGGCAAACAAACCACTAATTTGGCATCCATTAATATGACTGTCTTAAGAACATTTCCTATCCCAGTAGCCTCAGCCGAAGAACAAGTAGAAATATTGAGTCAGATTCGTACTCAATTGGAAATTATTTTACAACAGGAACGGGCAATAGAGTTGAGCCTGAAGCAATCCTCTGCCCAACGCCAAAATATCTTACGTGCTGCTTTCTCTGGTCAGTTGGTACCACAAGATCGGAACGACGAACCTGCTAAAGTTTTGTTAGAAAATATTCGTGAAAAACGCGCTTTTCAGACTAAAACAGCTCCCAAAGAAAAAAAAGTCAGGACTTCGAAAATGCCATCCTCCAAGTCTATAACTCTCATAGAGTGGATCTCTTCGCAGGCGGAAACAGATTTCTCTTTTGAAAATATTAGGAATGCTGTTGCAGGTGATTACGAACAAATAAAAAGTGAGCTATTCGGTTTGCTTTCGGATGAGAAACCAATTGTCGAGCAATATTTTGACTCCTACTATGGGCAAATCCGCTTCAGGAGTTTGAAAAAATGA
- a CDS encoding ATP-binding protein, producing the protein MKLVSLTITGADTCGGLLDGINVPFRGPNANTNLFDPICLVGPNGTGKSQLLQVVAEIFHSVLCEFSPEEERGTSNDELFFELEYLISDLYEKFSRVRISRKRDGTRKKKIKVEVLVDEDWEELNDPRRISELLPAKVIGYTSGDNETLSLPFFASRAGYADEVAKNAKNKDKKDKPIKDPRLMLIDYSTNLEVLVANLLLGSEDVKQRLIETQRLEKFRSFRCVVQLNHPAAPSGGVKLTQELQNYIGFMKNVPHVSSIILRKILTFSIFLLMNLCTKLFLITGLTVH; encoded by the coding sequence ATGAAGCTTGTTTCTCTAACGATTACAGGAGCAGATACTTGTGGTGGTCTGCTTGACGGGATAAATGTACCATTTAGAGGGCCGAATGCTAATACCAACTTGTTTGACCCAATATGCTTGGTCGGCCCGAATGGCACTGGTAAATCACAACTGCTGCAAGTGGTTGCGGAAATATTTCACTCAGTACTTTGCGAATTTTCACCGGAGGAAGAACGTGGTACTTCAAACGATGAACTTTTTTTTGAGCTTGAATACCTTATTTCAGATTTATATGAGAAATTTTCACGGGTTCGTATTAGCCGAAAACGAGACGGAACGCGGAAGAAAAAAATTAAAGTAGAAGTACTGGTTGATGAAGACTGGGAAGAATTAAACGATCCGCGAAGAATTTCAGAGCTATTGCCTGCCAAAGTCATTGGCTACACATCGGGTGATAATGAAACCCTGAGTCTGCCTTTCTTTGCAAGTAGGGCAGGTTACGCTGATGAAGTAGCTAAGAATGCCAAAAATAAAGATAAAAAAGATAAGCCAATCAAAGACCCTCGATTGATGCTAATTGATTACAGTACTAACCTTGAGGTCTTGGTAGCAAATCTACTACTCGGCTCAGAAGATGTTAAACAAAGACTCATCGAGACGCAAAGGCTTGAGAAATTCAGGTCTTTCCGATGCGTGGTTCAGCTCAACCACCCTGCTGCACCATCGGGAGGAGTGAAACTGACCCAAGAACTCCAAAATTACATCGGTTTCATGAAAAATGTTCCACATGTTTCGAGCATAATATTAAGAAAAATACTTACATTTTCGATTTTTTTATTGATGAATCTGTGCACCAAGCTTTTTCTCATTACTGGCCTGACGGTACATTAG
- a CDS encoding AAA family ATPase, with protein sequence MLNDLIIPKTSRKKFDTGIKDRRFASRLPEPVDEHKVFRFEKLEFLLTGKNKPVDYVSLSDGEHQLAQILGMIGMASGRNVLFLLDEPESHFNPRWRVEFIKMIRNFPTDVGSRASNTEAAQQECLLTTHSPFVPSDMQRENVLIFKKDLETTSIKVRLPEIQTYGSKFDAILAECFEIQPPISALPRDEIDNLLVKGSAEEIQTALSNLGDSTARMRLAARLAALQEGKE encoded by the coding sequence ATGTTGAATGACTTGATTATTCCAAAGACTTCTAGGAAAAAATTTGATACAGGAATAAAAGACCGTCGGTTTGCATCCCGTTTGCCTGAACCAGTTGATGAGCACAAGGTATTTCGCTTCGAAAAGCTTGAATTTCTATTAACAGGAAAGAATAAGCCTGTCGATTACGTTTCCCTTTCTGACGGTGAGCACCAGTTGGCCCAGATCCTCGGGATGATTGGAATGGCATCTGGCCGTAATGTATTATTTTTGCTAGATGAACCGGAAAGCCATTTCAATCCGAGATGGCGTGTTGAATTTATTAAAATGATTCGTAATTTTCCTACTGATGTAGGAAGCAGGGCTTCTAATACAGAGGCTGCTCAGCAAGAATGTTTGTTGACTACCCATTCTCCTTTTGTGCCTTCGGATATGCAGAGGGAGAACGTGTTAATCTTTAAGAAAGATTTAGAAACGACCTCCATTAAGGTTCGTCTCCCTGAAATTCAGACTTATGGAAGCAAATTTGACGCGATTTTAGCGGAATGCTTTGAAATTCAACCACCTATTTCAGCGTTGCCAAGAGATGAAATTGACAATCTGTTGGTCAAAGGAAGCGCAGAGGAAATTCAAACTGCACTAAGTAATCTTGGAGATTCTACGGCTCGAATGAGGCTTGCAGCTCGCCTCGCTGCACTGCAAGAAGGTAAGGAATAA